One Trichormus variabilis 0441 genomic window, TGAATTTAGTTTACGAAGATTTTCTGCAATATGCGGAAAGCGTCAGCGATGTGAAAAAGGAGCGCAAAAAACAAAAGGTAACTGTAGCTTTAGAACAATTTAGTGATGAAGCCGTCTGGGAAGAAGTACAACGGCGACAAAGTGGGCAAGGAAAACCACATAAAAGCATTAAGCAAGTGGAAATAGAGACATTGCTTTCTAGCTCCCTTGACGTTGGGGAAGATGTCCCAGACAAAGATTTTTATGGTAGGTCGCGTAGTTTGGACAACTTACAGCCTGCGTTTGCCTCCTGCATTGAACGAATTGTTTTAGTACATCGTTTACGTGAAGTAATTGCCCAGGTGGGTTTTACTCGCTTTGAAGCGGAAATGCCAGATATCGATGGCGAACTTGATATCAGCGTCAGGCGTGCTTTGCTGGATATTGAAACTACTTGGGTTCCTGCAATTGAGAATAAAGGTGAGGGTGTATTTATTGCTTTCCGTCAGGAAGCGATTGAAGATTGGTTAAAACGAGAAGCCGTTAAAAAACGGGGAAGAGAATTATCAAGAGGATTTGATATTTGGTGTGCGCGTAAAGGTATCGACCAGGAAAAAGAAAAAGTTAAGTTTCCTGGCTTGCCGTATATTATGCTGCATTCTCTATCACATTTATTGATTGTGGCTGTATCGTTAGAATGCGGCTATGCGGCTAGTTCCATCCGCGAACGCATCTATGCTGGTGAATCTGGTTATGGCATTCTTTTATACACTGGTTCATCTGGTTCAGAAGGGACTTTAGGCGGACTGGTAGAAGTTGGCAAACGCATTGAATACCATTTGGAAGTAGCACTAGAGCAAGGAAGATTATGCTCCAATGACCCAGTATGCGCCCAACATCGCCCAGATAACGAGCAAGAGGAGCGTTTTCTGCACGGTTCGGCTTGTCACGGATGCTTACTAATTGCAGAAACATCCTGCGAACGCCGCAATGAATTTCTTGACCGCGCCTTGGTTGTCTCTACAGTTGAAGGTTTAGGAGCAGAGTTTTTCCCAGAATAAAAACCAATGGCTTTTTTGCAGTTGAGCCGTCCAACTTTACTAAAACTAGCAACAGCACTAGAAAACGGCAGGCTATCCCCGCCTTTTCTAGTATCGACTATTGCTAACTACGTACCCGCAAGCTTAAGCCAAACCTTAGTTGATGAACTTAATCGTCTTACTGGTGAAGGTGTAAAGTGTAGCCATATTGCTTATACCCTCCGCTTATTGGCAGCAGAACGAAGCACATCTCAACAAATACGCGATCGCATTGAGTTAGTATGGACTGGCCCAGAGGTGACTGCTTCTCAAAGCCGTGATACTAGCGTTGTTGTCCGCGAACTGTTTAGCAACGCGAAAAAAACTGTTCTCATCTCCAGCTTTGCCATTGATAAAGGCGAGAAAGCAAAAAAATTATTCCAGGTACTTGCAGAACTTATGGATGCTAACCCAGAACTATATGTGCAAATGTTTCTTAACATCCAACGTCCACATCATAGTGAAGTATCAGAGTCAGTATTATTGAGGGAATTTGCACACACCTTTCGCCGTGATATCTGGGTAGGGGAGAGATTACCAGAAGTCTATTATGATGTGCGATCGCTGGCGGTTGATATTAAACAAAAATCATCTCTCCATGCCAAGTGCATTGTTGTAGATGAGGAATTTGTGCTGATCACATCAGCTAACTTTACAGAAGCCGCCCACGAACGCAATATTGAAGCAGGCGTGTTGCTCACTGACTCAGCAACAGCCCAAGCATTGCGATCTCAGTTTGACACTTTGGTGTCTCACAAAATCCTGCGTCCTATTCCTGGGATTTGATTGTTTATGCGATCGCCTACAATGAAACATAAGCCCATCGCATTTAAACTATATCAGCCTGAGAAACAACATTCCCTTCCCCTTCATCTGGCAGATATTCCAATAGTTCCCCAGGTTGACAATTCAACGCTTTGCAAATGCCATTCAATCGTTCTGGGGCTAATCTTGGCATCTCATCAACCTTACGCAATCTATAAATTGAGTTTTCAGTTATACCAAGTATCATAGCTAAATCCTTATTTTTAACCCGCTTTCGCGCCATCACTTCATTTAATTTCCAGCGAATCACTTGATTCTCAGACATAGACTACATCACTAGTTTAGTCGCTGCTAGATGTAGATTTATCTACTCGTCAGTATTCTGTTTAACAAGTAGATATATAACATTCTAAGTTTTATTAATCTACACTTGACGTAAGTCTACGTGTCGCGTAGATTAAATGGTAGACAAAAACAAATGCGATCGCCCTCCGGGAAGAGACTGCGATCGCATTTTGTACAACCCCATTGATGAGGTTATTCACATGATTACACAAGAGCCATTTGATGACCAAACTTTGACGCAATCAGAGTTGGAAGGATATGTTGACCAGCTAACTGACCCAACACCACCAGAAATAGAAATTGACTCTGTAATGGATGTTTTTGGAGAACTTTATCGGGTTTGGAACGGTTGGCAACTACTAGGCACTTTTTATCAAAATTTAGAGGGTAAATGGGTAGCGCAACCTTGTAATAGCGACGAAAGACCTTGTTATGAAACAGCTTTGCAAGCGCAGTTGCTCATCATAGCTGTTAATGGCTTGCTGGTTGCAGATGTAGCATAGACCCTTTTTTCCATCGCCTGGAGACGTGGTTCATACCCGTCTCTTTTTTATTTATGAGTGGCAGTGCGATCGCATCTCTAACCCTCTTTTATCACTTTCGGCAGAGAATAATCTGGGATGCTTACAGAATCAGACTTTTACCAAAAATCTTGATTTCAGCCATCCTGTTAGAAAATAAACGCTCAAATGCTCGCTCTATATACAGTTGAAAAATTGGC contains:
- the drmC gene encoding DISARM system phospholipase D-like protein DrmC, producing MAFLQLSRPTLLKLATALENGRLSPPFLVSTIANYVPASLSQTLVDELNRLTGEGVKCSHIAYTLRLLAAERSTSQQIRDRIELVWTGPEVTASQSRDTSVVVRELFSNAKKTVLISSFAIDKGEKAKKLFQVLAELMDANPELYVQMFLNIQRPHHSEVSESVLLREFAHTFRRDIWVGERLPEVYYDVRSLAVDIKQKSSLHAKCIVVDEEFVLITSANFTEAAHERNIEAGVLLTDSATAQALRSQFDTLVSHKILRPIPGI
- the drmB gene encoding DUF1998 domain-containing protein, which gives rise to MSKSNKKIPPAGQVRQSQILSTFGPGAMVDLPEHSVLIAGLNHWRGDRRRIFEDRLATRVAEILEVNNIKLYAPPVDEQDPKAPRTGINAFMFPTWFLAQVKETWYDTKTKKTFRTRPLLPWGNLVSGKYLSAEKKSIPVVPVRFVQACVKGHISDIDWYRFAHNDAENKCRGQLWLDEGGSGNDFAEIYVRCEACKKRRPLADATVRNGKVLGPCQGHRPWLGSFAQEPYCIRESTGLPEYNRLLVRSASNAYFSQILSVISLPDLDAGLRDAVNLVYEDFLQYAESVSDVKKERKKQKVTVALEQFSDEAVWEEVQRRQSGQGKPHKSIKQVEIETLLSSSLDVGEDVPDKDFYGRSRSLDNLQPAFASCIERIVLVHRLREVIAQVGFTRFEAEMPDIDGELDISVRRALLDIETTWVPAIENKGEGVFIAFRQEAIEDWLKREAVKKRGRELSRGFDIWCARKGIDQEKEKVKFPGLPYIMLHSLSHLLIVAVSLECGYAASSIRERIYAGESGYGILLYTGSSGSEGTLGGLVEVGKRIEYHLEVALEQGRLCSNDPVCAQHRPDNEQEERFLHGSACHGCLLIAETSCERRNEFLDRALVVSTVEGLGAEFFPE
- a CDS encoding helix-turn-helix domain-containing protein — translated: MSENQVIRWKLNEVMARKRVKNKDLAMILGITENSIYRLRKVDEMPRLAPERLNGICKALNCQPGELLEYLPDEGEGNVVSQADIV